CGCGTGTGGCTCCTTCGGGTCTTTCATCAGGGCTTCGCCTGGCAGGGTTCCGCCCAGAGAGGCTGCGACCTGATCCCCGCCGCCGCCGTGCAGGTTGACTCCCGCGTAGCCGTCTTTCGCCAGCGTCAGAACGTAGTCTGCGGCCCACAGCGATGCGGCGAAGGCGTCGGAGACTCCCGGCTTGCCGCCGAGGTAGCAGGTGTTGCCCTCGGTCATGCGGTAGGGCACATGCAACCGCTCTGCAGCGGAGGAGATGTCCTTTGTCAACTGATCGACCTTTGCACTGTGCTTCAGCAGCAGGTCGATGTTGACGTCCGGGTTCTTGGGCGGGCCGTTGAAGTAGTAGTGATGGCTCAACGCCGCTACCTGCGGACGCTCGCTCGCGGGCAGCTCCAGCAGCCGCGTCACGACCTTCGCATACCACTCAGGATTGCCCGAGGTGTCGGGCAGGCCGAACTTCGCGCTGGGCACGGCCCTCGTGATGGCCTGTGCTTCGGCCAGCCACTCGTCGAAGTACTTCTCTGCCGTCCAGGTCTTCGGATCGCGCAGATGCATTCGAAAGAGGTCTGGCTCGTTGCCTACCTGAAAGTACTCGAGCTTTGCGCCCAGCGTCTTCGCAACGAAGACAGCTTCTTCGGCGGCGCGCTGCGGCGTGTTTGTGCCCAGGTTGATGCCGTAGAGGCACGTCCAGCCTGTCGCATCCAGAAAGCCGCGCAGGTTGCGAACCGCTTCCGGGGTGATCGCGTACTGGTGCTTGTCGATGGTGAAGTTCTTGTCTTCGTGGTCGAAGTGAATCTCTGGTTGCGTGGCTTCCGATGTTGCCTTCCACCAGCCCACGTCGGAGGTGTTGCCACCGATGCGCAGCACGCCATGCGGTGCCAGCTCGGTGAACGCTGCGATCAGGCCCTTGTTCGCCACGGAAAAGAAGTTGGGGTCGGAGAGCTGCTCGGTCTCGTAGGAGAGGCCGATGAAGCTTGCCGGGATCTTCGCACCGAGCTGCTCGGGCTGAAGCGTCAGCGTGGCGGGTGAGGATGCAGGTTCAGCGAACGCGGAGCGGGCAGAAGCTGCAGCAGCGGCTGTCGCAAAGACAAACTGACGGCGATTCAAAATCGGCATGGCACAAAGACTATGCTTTCTTTACCGCTGAAGTAAAACGATTTAGTAGATTTTATTTTTAGCTGGCCTTGCGGTGCAGTGATGCACCGGGGCGCCAGCCCTCGCGTCGGCGTTTCGCTGCCAGCTCAAGGTCGAAGCTCCGCTCGGGAATATCCGAGGTGTCGACCTCCGCGTCGGGCTTGTCTGCGAGTTTACGCAGCCGTTCCAGTGCCTCTGGAAGAAGAGGATCAGCCGATGTTTTGCGAACGGTTTCGCTCATAATCCATCCTTTCGTGCTCCAAAGCCTTCCTGGCTGAAATGATACGCACAAAGATGTCCTGGTCGTCAGACTCTTCAAGATGGATCACAAGTAAAACCGTAATTCCAGCAGCGAGACCGACCGTTCTCCACCGCAACTCACCGTCGGCGACAGAGTCTTCCTGTGTCAGCCGAAACTCATCCTGGAAGATCAGTGCTGCGTCCTCGAATGCCAAGCCATGCTTTTCGAGATTGCTTGCAGCTTTCTTTTCGTCCCACTCGAAATAAATCACGCGTCTAGCTCAGCACCCAGGTGTCCTTGGAGCCGCCGCCCTGCGAGCTGTTGACGACCAGCGAGCCGCGCTTGAGCGCCACGCGGGTCAGGCCGCCGGGAACGATCGTCACCTTGTCGCCGTAGAGCACATAGGGGCGCAGATCGACGTGGCGGGGTTCGAGTTCGTCGCCGATCAGGCACGGGGCGCGCGAGAAGCTGATCGTCGGCTGCGCGATGTAGTTGTTCGGATTTGTGCGGATCTTCTCTGCGAACGCCGCACGTTCCTTTGGCGTGGCGTGGGGGCCGATCAGCATGCCGTAGCCGCCGCTCTCGCCCACAGCCTTTACGACCAGCTTGTCGAGGTTCGCCAACACGTGCTCGCGCTCCTTGGGGATACGGCACAGGAAGGTCTTTACGTTGTTCAGAATCGGATCTTCGCCGAGGTAGTACTTGATGATGTCAGGGACGAACGCGTAGAGCGCCTTGTCATCAGCCACGCCTGTTCCGAAGGCGTTCGCCAGCGTCACATTGCCGGCGCGATAGGCGTTGAAGATGCCGGCAACGCCGAGGATGGTGTCCGGGCGGAACGCCAGCGGATCGATGAAGTCGTCGTCGACGCGGCGGTAGATCACGTCCACGCGGCGCAGGCCGCTGGTCGTACGCATGTAGCAGATGTTGTCGTGGACGACGAGATCGCGGCCTTCTACCAGCTCAATGCCCATCTGGCGCGCGAGGTACGCGTGCTCAAAGTACGCCGAGTTGAAGACGCCCGGCGAGAGCAGAACGATGTTTGGCTCGGGGCGGCCTTCCGGTGCGAGCGAGCGCAGCGTTCCCAGCAGAACCTGGGTGTAATGCTCGATCGGGCGCACGTTGTAGTGGCGGAAGAGCTGGGGGAAGATGCGCTTCATCACGCGGCGGTTGGTCAGCATATAGCTGACGCCCGACGGGACGCGCAGATTGTCTTCCAGCACCACAAACTCGCCGTTCTGCATACGGATCAGGTCCGTTCCACAGATCGCGACGTAGACGTTGCGCGGAACCTGGAGGCCGACCATGTGGCGGCGGTACTGCGGGCAGGAGTAGACTAGTTCGCGCAGGACGACGTTGTCCTTCAGGATCCTGCCTTCGTTGTAAATGTCCTTCAGGAACATGTTCAGCGCGGTGATTCGCTGGGTCAGCCCGCGCTCTACCCGCTCCCATTCGGCGGAGGTGATGATGCGGGGGAGCAAATCGTACGGGAAAATTTTTTCTGTGCCTTCTTCGCGTCCGTAGACGGTGAAGGTGATGCCCTGGTTCAGGAAGCTGAGGTCGGCGGCCTGCTTGCGGCGCTGAACTTCGGCGGGCGGCAGCTCGGCAAAAAGCTCGAGAAGCGGCTCGTAGTGCGGGTGCAGAGCGTTTGGCCCGGCGAACATCTCGTCGTAGGCTTCATCCAGCTGGTAGTTCGCCAGTGCGGCCATTTGCTGGGAGAGAACAGCTTGCGAAGCGTCCGATGCGGTGCGATTGTCCATAGAGTGGCCTCAGTATAGGCGAAGCTTCTTCCTCCCGCGCACCCTCTGTGAGATAAACTGAAAGCGACGCGCCGAAAGCCGAAAATTCCCATTCTCCGGTGTGCTCCGCTCAGGAGCCCGTTTCTCCTCACGCGCGTCCAGACAAGGACAAGTTTTGAGCCAGCAGCCCATTCGCAATATCGCCATCATCGCGCACGTCGACCACGGTAAGACTACCCTCGTCGACGCTATGCTTCGCCAGTCCGGCACTTTCCGCACCAACGAAGCCGTTGTCGACCGCGTCATGGACTCCAACGACCTTGAAAAAGAGCGCGGCATCACGATTCTCGCCAAGAACACCGCGATCCACTACAAGGATTCGAAGATCAACATCGTCGATACCCCGGGCCACGCCGACTTCGGCGGCGAAGTAGAGCGCGCCCTCAAGATGGTCGACGGCGTTGTTCTGCTCGTGGACGCTTCGGAAGGCCCGTTGCCGCAAACGCGCTACGTGCTCTCGAAGGCCCTCGAAGCCAAGCTGACGCCGATCGTCGTCGTCAACAAGATCGATCGTCCCGACGCGCGTCCCCAGGAAGTGCTGAACGAGGTCTATGACCTGTTCATCGACCTTGACGCCGACGAGTCGGTCCTCGAGTTCCCGGTGATCTACACCAACGGCAAGGCCGGCACCGCGACCATGGACCTCGACAAGCCGGGTACAGATCTCGAGCCCCTCTTCGAGCTGATCCTCGCCAGCATTCCCGAGGCCCCCGGCACCGCCGACGGTCCGCTGCAGATCCTGGTCACGAACCTCGACTACTCGGATTACCTCGGTCGCCTGGCCATCGGTCGTGTCTTCAACGGCACGCTCAAGACCGGCCAGGAAGTCACACTCTC
This genomic interval from Acidobacteriaceae bacterium contains the following:
- a CDS encoding BrnT family toxin; the encoded protein is MIYFEWDEKKAASNLEKHGLAFEDAALIFQDEFRLTQEDSVADGELRWRTVGLAAGITVLLVIHLEESDDQDIFVRIISARKALEHERMDYERNRSQNIG
- a CDS encoding circularly permuted type 2 ATP-grasp protein, producing MDNRTASDASQAVLSQQMAALANYQLDEAYDEMFAGPNALHPHYEPLLELFAELPPAEVQRRKQAADLSFLNQGITFTVYGREEGTEKIFPYDLLPRIITSAEWERVERGLTQRITALNMFLKDIYNEGRILKDNVVLRELVYSCPQYRRHMVGLQVPRNVYVAICGTDLIRMQNGEFVVLEDNLRVPSGVSYMLTNRRVMKRIFPQLFRHYNVRPIEHYTQVLLGTLRSLAPEGRPEPNIVLLSPGVFNSAYFEHAYLARQMGIELVEGRDLVVHDNICYMRTTSGLRRVDVIYRRVDDDFIDPLAFRPDTILGVAGIFNAYRAGNVTLANAFGTGVADDKALYAFVPDIIKYYLGEDPILNNVKTFLCRIPKEREHVLANLDKLVVKAVGESGGYGMLIGPHATPKERAAFAEKIRTNPNNYIAQPTISFSRAPCLIGDELEPRHVDLRPYVLYGDKVTIVPGGLTRVALKRGSLVVNSSQGGGSKDTWVLS